From a region of the Lactuca sativa cultivar Salinas chromosome 4, Lsat_Salinas_v11, whole genome shotgun sequence genome:
- the LOC111893141 gene encoding U-box domain-containing protein 4, giving the protein MMETQIQTNYSYMGRNFSNTNDDSTAFSDCNSDRSGEFPTTSSESRRLLLSCATENSEDLIRQLVSGLESGSVEDQKQAAMELRLLAKNKPENRLMIARAGAIRPLIALISSSDPQLQEYGVTAILNLSLCDENKEQLASSGAIKPLVRALKSGTSTAKENAACALLRLSQLDENKSAIGRSGAIPLLVNLLESGNIRGKKDASTALYSLCSVKENKIRAVEAGIMKPLVELMADFGSNMVDKSAFVMSILVSTAEARAALVEEGGIPVLVEIIEVGSQRQKEIAVVILLQICDQSLVYRTMVAREGAIPPLIALSQSGTNRAKQKAETLIELLRRPRSGNNAANQDLTD; this is encoded by the exons ATGATGGAGACGCAAATTCAGACCAATTACTCATACATGGGAAGAAATTTTAGCAACACAAATGATGATTCCACCGCTTTTAGTGATTGCAACAGCGACCGATCAGGTGAATTCCCGACGACCTCTTCGGAGAGCCGTCGTCTCCTTTTGTCATGCGCCACCGAGAACTCAGAAGATCTAATCCGGCAGCTTGTGTCTGGTCTCGAATCTGGTTCGGTTGAGGATCAGAAACAAGCAGCGATGGAGTTACGGCTCTTAGCGAAGAACAAACCGGAGAACAGATTGATGATCGCTAGAGCTGGAGCAATCAGGCCGTTGATTGCGCTAATCTCATCGTCCGATCCGCAGCTTCAAGAGTATGGAGTGACGGCGATTTTGAACTTGTCTCTATGCGATGAAAACAAAGAGCAATTGGCTTCTTCCGGAGCAATCAAACCGCTGGTTAGAGCGTTGAAGAGCGGAACATCAACGGCGAAAGAAAACGCAGCGTGTGCTTTACTTCGTTTATCTCAATTAGACGAAAACAAATCTGCGATCGGACGGTCAGGAGCGATTCCTTTACTTGTAAACCTTCTCGAAAGTGGAAACATCCGCGGGAAAAAAGACGCGTCGACGGCGTTGTATTCATTGTGTTCGGTGAAGGAGAATAAGATTCGAGCTGTAGAGGCGGGGATCATGAAGCCGTTGGTTGAACTCATGGCCGATTTCGGATCAAACATGGTGGACAAATCGGCATTTGTGATGAGTATTTTGGTATCCACGGCGGAGGCAAGGGCGGCGCTGGTGGAGGAAGGAGGAATTCCAGTGTTGGTGGAAATCATAGAGGTCGGATCACAGAGGCAGAAGGAGATAGCGGTGGTGATATTGTTACAGATATGTGATCAGAGTCTGGTGTACCGGACTATGGTGGCCCGCGAAGGAGCCATTCCTCCCCTCATCGCCCTGTCGCAATCTGGTACCAATCGAGCTAAACAAAAG GCGGAGACGTTGATTGAGCTTCTACGGCGACCAAGATCCGGCAACAACGCGGCCAACCAGGATTTGACAGATTAA